The Osmerus eperlanus chromosome 20, fOsmEpe2.1, whole genome shotgun sequence DNA segment ctGGTAGCACAAGTGAATGGAATTAGggtgtgacacagacacactgtaacTCTGCATCTTCTGGAAGTGCTCTGCTTACAGAAGTTCTGCTTCTTAATCTTGACCGTTTGAAGTGAACCTGAAAACCTAAAGTGTCTATGGAAATGATAAACTACCCTTGATAAAGTACATTAGTACAGTCAGTGAGCCCAGAAAAGGCAGCTACAAATCTAGATGTGACTGGATAACTAGAGAACTGTCGAAAGAGGAGGAGCTGAATGTCCGTGTgtgtcatcctgtgtgtgtgtgtgtgtgtcatcctgcTTGAATGAGGACTTATAAACCTTGTCCATGTTTCAGCCCATCTCTACCCTGTCTGCACCACTGACAGttcagagaaagacacagagagaaaggaaagtaaTCAGGCTGTTCCCAAGGAAATGCAACATTCTGCTAGAGCAACAGTCTACGGGACAGAAATGTTCACCtccaaaatatttttctaaCATCAAGAAAGAGTTGCCAAGTACATCTGGACAGACTTGGCAAAAAGGCCGACAGCACAGGAGTGTCTCAGAAGACCGGTTCTTTACTGCAAGAACTTTATTTGTTTAGATTTACATTCTGAGAAATGCTATGTGGTCCTTGTCCCTGGCTGCTGGGAGCAGCGATGCTGGTGTGCATGGTGGGCTTCACGTCGGTGGAGGGTGCAGAGAATATGACTTCTCAGAGCTCAACATTGGCACCAGAGACAACAGAATCAAATCTCAACCTGACAGGAAAAGTTCAGGGAATCAACATTGTTTCTTTGAAATGGCACCATGTGAAGACCCCCTACTTAATTGTGGTGTGGATATTAGTAGCCGGGGTTGCCAAACTGGGTATGTAACAAGTGGCATCACTATATAAGTGCACAGTTAACATTGcaagatgtgtgtttgagaataTGTGGGAAAAGATTTTCTTGACATCTCTTTCAAGATTACGTTTGATTAGTCAAGTACTAATGAATAATTCAACTGAAGGACAGATGGGACCAAAGAGGAAAATCTGAGAGGTCTGTTGTCACGCCACTGTGTGAAACAAGTGGTGCTTATAACCCACTGTTCCTCCACAAAGAAATTCAGGACGAATATGATATGAGACAAGCAGAGATAAGGGAAAAAGAAGCTGTCACCAGTGAAGGTGAAAAGTATTTGGTGTTGCAGTTGTGCCATAAATAGGCACAACACAATGCTACATAGTGGTAACTGTAGCCATCTCGTAATGTCAGTGTTATCTAGGCAACACACTGTTCCACAGGCAAAGAACTGCCcctcatataaaaaaaaaacaaaaaaaaacacccagAAACAACTGATGTCCAAAATGGTCTTTGGGATGAATTGATGTTAATATAATTTATTTTGACTGACATGATAaggtatttatttagcagatgctttcaggGGAAATTTGAACTTGCGAACTCCTCTGATCTGCAGTCTAATGCTCAACCTCTGAACTATACCCACCAAGCCTAAATTGGTCATCTATTTGTTTCCATAAGATTTGAATAACTCATCTGAGATCCGGTGAGTTTGTCACTGGACCGTGAGTCGCacataaaatgaataaatacatatttaaacattttaaaactcAGGAAATATCAGTTGAAAAAGTTTTGGAGATGTGAGGATTAATCCAAGAGAATCTAACATGTATTTGTTTCCATGTAAGATGAACTGTAAGTCAAACCTAGATGATTGATTTGGTCTGTGTGAAGATAGTACAACATGAATCCTGACATGGAAACATTTAGGAGGACAAAAATATAAGTCTTACCTCCCAGTCATTTGTTCCCAGAGATGTGTTGGTTTCCAAACAGCAAACTCGTAGTTAATCATACTCTTAAAAACAGAGGCAATATTTTCTCAGTCCAGCAAAGCAGTTGATGATTTGCTAATTTCACAACCTGTATGATATTTTAATCCTCTTTTCTTAGTGTAGTTTCAACACCAGGACACTCTCAAAAAGGTTGAGAAGGATTCTGTGTCTTTCTCCcctgtcaggggtcagggaccgAGACTGACTCACCTGGTGGTCGTCTAATCCCTGAATGCCTCACGTTGCCACTGTGCGTGACCACGATCACATTGTACTAATACgtgtaaatgtaaagcataAAGGTGCACAAATAATTCAGCTAAGAGTGTCAGGCTAAGGTTTCATTTATACagcccctcctacacacacacacacacacaccctcccacacacacacacaccctcccacacacacacttgaagaaAATCATATTTCACATTACGCCCTTGGTGTcagctaaccctctccctccctccccctccccccctctcccctctccatcagTGTTTGAGCTGAAACACACCCTGGTCACCGTGATCCCAGAGAGCGCGCTCCTCATCTTAATCGGCTTCGTCCTGGGAGGGATCATCTGGGGGGCCGACAAGGTCCAGACcttcactctcacccccacggTGTTCTTCTTCTACCTGCTGCCGCAGATCATCCTGGACGCAGGCTACTGCATGCCCAACAAGCTCTTCTTCAGCAACATGGGAGCCATCCTCACGTACGCTGTCATTGGCACATGCTGGAACGCCGGCGCTGTTGGCCTGGCCCTGTGGGGGTGCCACTTAGGTGGTGCGATGGGTAAGATAACCGTTACCCTGATTTAACCTGTGGTAGAGTCCACAGAGCCCTGCATGCAAGCCTTGAATGATTGAAATGGGAATCGTTCAGGTGATAGATTTGGGTCGCGGGTCAAAagtcatgtgtgtctgttttgtagGTGAGCTGAACATCGGTCTGCTTCAGTACCTCTTGTTTGGGAGTCTGTTATCAGCAGTGGACCCTGTGGCGGTGATCGCTGTGTTCGAGGAGGTCCACGTCAACGAGGTCCTGTTCATCTTGGTGTTCGGGGAGTCTCTCCTTAACGATGGTGTCACTGTTGTAAGTATCTTGCCATCTAACTTTTAAAATAATTCTGGACACAGAACACTGGCACCCAATGGCATCTTTCCATAACGGAACATAAAATACATTCAATGTATTTAATGTTATATGTTAAGGTACTGTATGGAACACATTCATTGTTTTCCCGTGGGAATGTTAGATTAATTATCTTGCATTTGTTAAATGAATTACACACAACATTCTATCGACTGTAAAACAAACCCatacccttccctccctcccccctgacagATAATTCTTGCCCCTGTTCTCCCAGGTGCTGTTCAATGTGTTGGATGCGTTTGTCTCACTGGGAGGGGCACAGATTGACGCGGCAGAGATAATCAAAGGCATAAGTAAGTTACCTGCAGACAATGTATATATTACATATGAAGAATCAACCCCCCATAAAATGTCTACTTTTGATGACTTGCTGAGTATCACATCACAGTTCAGTCTGAATGGTATTCACTGTCTGAATGTAGAGGTTAATCCATTTTGGGTGTTGAGACGGGTAGCTTCTACTGGTCATGTTTTTTCTCTCCATGGCAATcatcctcttctttcctcctctccccctctagtCTCGTTCTTCGTGGTGGCGTTTGGAGGCTCCCTGGTGGGCGTGGTGTTCGCTGTGCTGATCTGCCTCCTGACTAGATGCACCAAGAACATCCAGATCATAGAACCAGGCTTCATCTTCGTCATGGGctacctctcctacctcacGGCCGAGatgctctccctctccgctATTCTGTCGTGAGTTTCTGGAACTGCTGTTACGAATTGCTGGAGTCCCATGaattaatacttttctaattcaATACATCCTCTCCTCTACGTCAGTTTTAGGGTTGCTCTACTTATTGTTCAACAGGGTCACTTTCTGTGGAGTCTGCGCTCAGAAATATATCAACGCCAATATGGATGAGAAGTCTGTCACCACGGTACAATACACCATGAAGGTGTTTGCCAACGGCTCAGAGACTATGATCTTCGTCTTCCTGGGAATCTCAGCCATAAACCCGGACATCTGGGTTTGGAACACAGGATTCATCCTCCTCACTCTTTTCTTCATCTTGGTCTTCAGGTTCATGGGTGAGATTGAGCCACGGTTTTTGTAAATTGACTTAATCTGAGGGTTTAgcttggctgaggggcagttctgtgggcatatgtgaagccctctgtgacattgctggcTGTAAaagtacattttgatttgaactTGTTTCATACAGCCTCACAATTATTCACATATTAACGCCACGTTTTGTTTTGGTGCGCACCACAGGCACGTTCTTTCTCACCTGGATACTGAACAGGTACAGACTGGTTCCCCTAGAGATCATCGATCAGGTGGTGATGAGTTACGGGGGCCTGAGAGGGGCAGTAGCGTACGCCCTTGCGGTTTTACTGGACGAGAATAAAATCCCAGAGAAGAATCTAATGCTCAGTACAACTCTCATAGTGGTTTACTTCACTGTCATCCTGCAGGTAAACATGTCTACAGTTACCAAGATTAGACTTGGCCCTTGATATTTAAACAATTAAATGTTTACGCCATTTAAATATTTGCTTCAGGGCGTAACAATGAAACCGCTGGTCACCTGGCTGAAAGTGAAGAGGCAAGAACAAAAGGAAATAACACTTGCTGAAAAACTACAGAACCG contains these protein-coding regions:
- the LOC134041043 gene encoding sodium/hydrogen exchanger 3-like isoform X2, whose amino-acid sequence is MLCGPCPWLLGAAMLVCMVGFTSVEGAENMTSQSSTLAPETTESNLNLTGKVQGINIVSLKWHHVKTPYLIVVWILVAGVAKLVFELKHTLVTVIPESALLILIGFVLGGIIWGADKVQTFTLTPTVFFFYLLPQIILDAGYCMPNKLFFSNMGAILTYAVIGTCWNAGAVGLALWGCHLGGAMGELNIGLLQYLLFGSLLSAVDPVAVIAVFEEVHVNEVLFILVFGESLLNDGVTVVLFNVLDAFVSLGGAQIDAAEIIKGIISFFVVAFGGSLVGVVFAVLICLLTRCTKNIQIIEPGFIFVMGYLSYLTAEMLSLSAILSVTFCGVCAQKYINANMDEKSVTTVQYTMKVFANGSETMIFVFLGISAINPDIWVWNTGFILLTLFFILVFRFMGTFFLTWILNRYRLVPLEIIDQVVMSYGGLRGAVAYALAVLLDENKIPEKNLMLSTTLIVVYFTVILQGVTMKPLVTWLKVKRQEQKEITLAEKLQNRAFDHMLVAIEDVSGQIGHNYMRDKWNNFEEKWLCWLLMKPSARKSRDYLFNIFHQLNLKDAMSYVTEGERRGSLAFVRHETANVDFKKKFGDDFSEVMPDFMDYMTDDQGPDHASVSSFLRDNVPSVSLDVDQDVKGMRESDINAHHLLQQHLYKGRKQHRHRYSRSHLDVNKDENEVQEIFQRTMRSRLESFKSAKTGVASSKKISRHPNKDQKVPNGQSMDISKNHPYVDEDFEFSEGDSASGGEATGVSFPMRVTYRPGAGIENPAFMPEVDPLQIPPWLAESEADGSVAPSQRAQVRLPWTPSNLHRLAPLRISNHSNDSFLMADSPTPPEGAADRPPQSGTHM